Proteins co-encoded in one Solea senegalensis isolate Sse05_10M linkage group LG8, IFAPA_SoseM_1, whole genome shotgun sequence genomic window:
- the six5 gene encoding homeobox protein SIX5, with translation MASLSLESTEQSENSSDEPTAVDLKEEEDSVQVSEQLLQSFQKSALSFSTDQVSCLCEALLQAGNVDRLWRFLSTIPPSSELLRGNETILKAQALVAFHREEFKELYAILESHDFHPSNHGFLQDLYLKARYKEAERSRGRSLGAVDKYRLRKKFPLPKTIWDGEETVYCFKEKSRNALKECYKKNRYPTPDEKKNLAKITGLSLTQVSNWFKNRRQRDRTPSGTHSKSESDGNHSTEDEASIMDDTPDKPDEAAGSTASIISLSAVPCSTGGQLILNGSSGFLTASQPLLLNGNSLISSTGAGVIINGLSLSDCQTVTLSPVAANPPVILNGAQVITKSNMSVQQPLQQAVSVAEQVSAIEAKASSLQASVLSPNNPNPPSIISLPLQTKTDSGNAMDYISLHESEGSTHTVSSSSSSSLSPSSPSLSSPNSVPSLVLAQNTHDSLTLPAPLSSSGMVMVSSSAGPLSNQHGEYVVFATGSSQLNPSSSVVSSSSTTPQVFSLPQVVPSIQGIPVSQLVQHSSGTQVSQCPQLVPVSPLTSSAPQFQGPLTVNTGNRLVHQQQDHTSTLPASATNIVSISQLNNNQLPQRMVHQLGEQTTNSTLSKIQSPQVVSISSPTQVVPVPQPKGTTPTQLVPLSMPQLVPVSSIQTSSTMSFPQVVPASPSLSIPSAGVPLQILASAPASGSVTQAPLRINQLRPIQNVGPPTSMAPGVQLLNSGIIQLPSASPGNLLLGGSPYLSVQQGKLILTIPAGIQLTSLPLKPVSEAPTISANGLSPAFTPCTLPVASQASSTSGQTPSGITLSPLNFINSSPPYYTPETGLSTSQTPVTPSPHTLDHSVTSTLPNTLTPESMLTLSPMYSGVTSTAHVTQPAWSPVPLSTSASLTLFDVRGKGDLPVDPGLLGLPGGESLLLGSPSPEQDVETSSPLGDPDEMDGDSKILTQLQSVPVDDELGL, from the exons atggCTTCCTTGTCTTTGGAGTCCACAGAACAATCCGAGAACAGCTCAGACGAGCCAACGGCAGTGGACCTCAAGGAAGAGGAAGACTCTGTTCAAGTTTCGGAACAGTTACTTCAAAGTTTCCAAAAGTCGGCTCTGAGTTTTTCCACTGACCAAGTATCATGTCTCTGCGAGGCCCTTCTGCAGGCGGGCAATGTGGATCGACTATGGAGATTTCTATCCACCATACCTCCGTCGTCCGAGCTGCTACGTGGCAACGAGACCATACTGAAGGCCCAGGCACTGGTGGCTTTCCACCGGGAGGAGTTCAAGGAGCTGTACGCCATCCTGGAGAGCCACGACTTCCACCCGTCTAACCATGGGTTCCTGCAGGACCTGTACCTGAAAGCCCGCTACAAGGAGGCAGAGAGGTCCCGGGGCCGCAGCCTGGGCGCAGTGGACAAGTACCGGCTCAGGAAGAAGTTCCCTTTGCCCAAAACTATCTGGGACGGAGAGGAGACAGTGTACTGCTTCAAAGAGAAGTCACGAAATGCACTGAAGGAGTGCTACAAAAAGAACAGGTACCCGACCCCGGACGAGAAGAAAAACCTGGCTAAAATCACAGGACTGTCCCTCACACAGGTCAGCAACTGGTTCAAGAACCGCAGGCAGAGGGACAGGACCCCGTCCGGGACCCACAGCAAAAG TGAATCTGATGGAAACCACAGCACTGAAGATGAGGCGAGCATCATGGATGACACCCCAGACAAACCGGATGAAGCTGCTGGCTCCACAGCctccatcatctctctctctgccgttcCCTGCAGCACAGGAGGCCAACTCATCCTCAATGGGTCAAGTGGCTTCCTCACGGCTTCTCAGCCATTATTGCTTAATGGGAATTCACTTATCTCCAGTACTGGTGCCGGTGTTATAATTAATGGGCTGAGTTTGAGTGATTGCCAGACAGTCACACTGAGTCCTGTTGCAGCCAACCCTCCTGTGATACTCAATGGGGCTCAGGTTATAACCAAATCTAATATGAGTGTGCAGCAGCCATTGCAACAAGCTGTATCTGTGGCAGAGCAGGTATCGGCCATTGAAGCTAAGGCGAGCAGTCTTCAAGCATCTGTTCTTAGCCCAAACAACCCAAACCCTCCATCGATaatctctcttcctctgcaaACCAAGACAGACAGTGGCAATGCAATGGATTACATTAGTCTGCATGAATCAGAGGGCAGCACCCACACagtatcctcctcctcttcttcatctttatcCCCCTCTTCACCAAGTCTGTCCTCCCCAAACAGTGTCCCTTCACTAGTCTTGGCACAGAACACACACGATTCCCTCACCCTCCCAGCCCCTCTGTCGTCTTCAGGCATGGTCATGGTCTCCAGTTCTGCTGGGCCTCTCTCCAATCAGCATGGGGAGTATGTTGTCTTTGCCACTGGCAGCTCCCAGTTAAATCCTTCTAGCTCTGTGGTTTCCTCCAGCAGTACTACCCCACAGGTCTTCTCTCTGCCCCAGGTCGTGCCTTCCATCCAGGGTATACCTGTGTCACAGCTGGTCCAGCACTCTTCAGGCACACAGGTGTCCCAGTGTCCTCAGCTGGTCCCAGTATCGCCACTCACTTCGTCAGCTCCTCAGTTTCAAGGCCCCCTGACAGTGAATACTGGCAACAGACTAGTGCATCAGCAGCAGGATCATACATCAACTCTGCCTGCAAGTGCAACAAATATAGTCTCTATTTCACAGCTCAACAACAATCAGCTGCCACAGCGAATGGTGCACCAACTGGGGGAACAAACCACAAACTCCACACTCAGCAAAATCCAGTCTCCACAGGTTGTTTCCATCTCTTCCCCAACGCAAGTTGTCCCAGTCCCTCAGCCCAAAGGTACCACACCAACACAGCTGGTTCCACTCTCAATGCCTCAGCTGGTCCCTGTCTCCTCCATCCAAACGTCCTCCACAATGTCTTTCCCCCAAGTAGTGCCGGCAAGtccttctctctccatcccCTCTGCTGGTGTGCCTCTACAAATCCTGGCTTCAGCTCCTGCATCTGGATCAGTCACACAGGCTCCTCTGAGGATTAACCAGCTCCGGCCCATTCAGAATGTGGGTCCACCAACCAGCATGGCCCCTGGTGTGCAACTCCTTAACTCTGGAATCATTCAGCTGCCCTCTGCTTCTCCAG GTAACCTTCTGCTCGGTGGAAGCCCTTACCTGAGTGTCCAGCAAGGTAAGTTAATTCTGACCATCCCAGCCGGCATTCAGCTCACTAGCTTGCCCCTGAAACCAGTCTCTGAAGCACCAACCATCTCTGCTAATGGATTGAGCCCCGCTTTCACACCCTGCACCCTCCCTGTGGCCTCTCAGGCCTCGTCCACGTCAGGACAAACTCCCAGTGGAATCACGTTATCTCCTCTTAACTTCATCAACTCCTCTCCACCATACTATACTCCAGAAACGGGGCTTTCAACCAGCCAGACACCTGTCACCCCCTCCCCTCATACGCTGGACCATTCAGTCACCTCCACACTGCCAAACACTCTGACTCCAGAAAGCATGCTCACCCTCAGTCCCATGTACAGTGGAGTCACATCCACCGCCCATGTGACCCAGCCAGCATGGAGTCCCGTGCCCCTCTCCACGTCAGCCAGTTTAACTCTGTTTGATGTCCGTGGAAAGGGGGACCTTCCTGTAGACCCGGGTTTGTTAGGCCTCCCTGGTGGAGAGTCGCTGCTTCTAGGAAGCCCTTCACCAGAGCAGGATGTGGAAACCAGCTCGCCACTGGGGGATCCAGACGAGATGGACGGAGACTCCAAGATCCTTACTCAGCTCCAGTCTGTCCCTGTGGACGATGAGCTGGGCTTGTAA
- the zgc:153372 gene encoding arsenite methyltransferase, whose product MASGDDVRGNVKKYYGSRLESSGDLQTSATGCSLSSVRVPKPVIDALSLVHPEVNKRFFGCGLPFPAKLEGCRVLDLGSGSGRDCYAFSKLVGENGHVTGLDMTEELVNASRQYIDYHQKKFGYEKPNVTFVHGYMEKLSDAGIQSDSMDVLLSNCVICLCPDKRAVLQQAYNVLKEGGEMYFSDMYASAVIPDHMKQDEVLWGEGMSGSLFWQDLISLAHSVGFSTPRLFSASHIVVYNSELKAKAGDISYASGTYRLFKLPKTTVMSRALVTYKGTVPSFPDQLDFDSTHCFKKDVAVEVDGEMAVILQSSRFFPDFEIQTLDKPESSSESTSQYCHLNPFVLADKRGSSVTQCSKTRKCSDT is encoded by the exons ATGGCGAGTGGTGACGACGTGAGGGGAAACGTGAAG AAATACTATGGCAGTCGACTGGAGTCTTCTGGTGACTTACAAACAAGTGCCACCGGCTGCAGTTTGTCCTCTGTCCGTGTCCCAAAACCTGTCATCGACGCACTGAGCCTGGTTCACCCAGAGGTAAACAAAAG gttctttgGATGTGGCCTTCCGTTCCCAGCAAAGCTGGAGGGCTGCAGAGTGCTGGACCTCGGCAGCGGCTCCGGCAGAGACTGTTATGCCTTCTCTAAACTTGTTGGCGAGAATGGACATGTGACTGGGCTCGACATGACAGAGGAACTG GTGAACGCGTCTCGTCAGTACATTGATTATCATCAAAAGAAGTTTGGCTATGAGAAGCCTAACGTCACTTTTGTGCACGGGTACATGGAGAAGCTCAGTGACGCCGGCATACAGAGTGACTCCATGGATGTTCTGTT ATCCAACTGTGTaatctgtctttgtcctgaTAAGAGAGCCGTCCTACAGCAGGCCTACAATGTCCTCAAG GAAGGAGGGGAAATGTATTTCAGTGACATGTATGCAAGCGCTGTTATTCCTGACCACATGAAGCAAGATGAAGTCCTGTGGG GTGAAGGAATGAGTGGTTCTCTGTTTTGGCAAGACCTAATTTCATTGGCCCACAGCGTAGGTTTCAGCACTCCACGCCTTTTTTCGGCGAGCCACATTGTCGTCTACAACAGTGAACTCAAAGCAAAAGCTG GAGACATCAGTTATGCTTCAGGGACTTATCGGCTCTTCAAGCTGCCCAAAACTACAGTCATGTCACGGGCGTTGGTTACTTATAAAGGAACTGTGCCAAGTTTCCCAGATCAGCTGGACTTTGATTCAACACATTGCTTCAAG AAAGATGTTGCAGTGGAGGTCGATGGAGAGATGGCAGTGATCCTCCAGAGTTCCcgtttttttcctgatttcgAAATTCAGACTTTGGATAAACCAGAGTCCAGCTCAGAGTCAACATCACAG TACTGCCACCTCAACCCATTTGTGTTGGCTGACAAACGTGGATCCTCTGTCACACAATGCtccaaaacaagaaaatgtagTGACACATGA